From a region of the Geothrix sp. 21YS21S-2 genome:
- the ftsA gene encoding cell division protein FtsA — MVQPAVLLGLDLGASKVVAVVAVQEENGLLNVTGASQANPEGGIRQGEITDINLTVTAITRAVEEAMRTSGQTRLDGIRVTVDGIQFKGENLRDSITIASADRVITPSDKDRVMEQATNGCKLAKEETVLHRIPQMFHIKGQRDIKNPVNMIGDTLEAEVRIIVAPGSVLENINRALHLSGLQDAALMYSPLASAEAVLSREDAENGAVVVDVGEQLTHMGVFLRGTLFHSAVIPIGGMHFTKDLEITKHLGGIGMAERIKRIYGTALPSTVPAEEHIELEEEGRQVSRRELADVLHARAIELLNMVLAEIGRSGLIHEIHGGVHLVGGGSLLPGMPILAQNILGRPRVVLGRVIGVQGLSHAIANPLYTNALGAVKALHRSMNESTGRPRGGSGLFERIKRWI, encoded by the coding sequence ATGGTGCAACCTGCCGTTCTGCTAGGACTGGATCTCGGAGCCAGCAAAGTTGTCGCAGTTGTTGCAGTTCAGGAGGAGAACGGGCTCCTGAACGTCACCGGCGCGAGCCAGGCGAACCCCGAGGGGGGCATCCGCCAGGGCGAGATCACCGACATCAACCTCACGGTCACGGCCATCACCCGCGCCGTGGAGGAGGCCATGCGCACCTCGGGCCAGACGCGGCTCGACGGCATCCGCGTCACCGTGGACGGCATCCAGTTCAAGGGCGAGAACCTGCGGGACTCCATCACCATCGCGTCCGCGGACCGGGTCATCACGCCCAGCGACAAGGACCGCGTCATGGAGCAGGCCACCAACGGCTGCAAGCTCGCCAAGGAGGAGACGGTCCTGCACCGCATCCCCCAGATGTTCCACATCAAGGGCCAGCGCGACATCAAGAACCCCGTGAACATGATCGGCGACACCCTGGAAGCCGAGGTGCGCATCATCGTGGCGCCGGGCTCCGTGCTGGAGAACATCAACCGCGCCCTGCACCTCTCGGGCCTCCAGGACGCCGCCCTGATGTACTCCCCCCTGGCCTCGGCCGAGGCCGTGCTGAGCCGCGAGGACGCGGAGAACGGCGCGGTCGTCGTGGACGTCGGCGAGCAGCTCACGCACATGGGCGTCTTCCTGCGCGGCACGCTCTTCCATTCCGCGGTGATCCCCATCGGGGGCATGCACTTCACCAAGGACCTGGAGATCACCAAGCACCTGGGCGGCATCGGCATGGCCGAGCGCATCAAGCGCATCTACGGCACCGCCCTGCCCAGCACGGTCCCCGCCGAGGAGCACATCGAGCTCGAGGAGGAGGGACGCCAGGTGTCGCGCCGCGAGCTGGCCGACGTGCTCCACGCCCGGGCCATCGAGCTCCTGAACATGGTGCTGGCGGAGATCGGGCGCTCGGGGCTCATCCACGAGATCCACGGCGGCGTGCACCTGGTGGGCGGGGGTTCGCTCCTGCCGGGCATGCCCATCCTCGCGCAGAACATCCTGGGCCGCCCGCGGGTCGTCCTGGGCCGCGTGATCGGCGTCCAGGGGCTCTCCCACGCCATCGCCAACCCGCTCTACACCAACGCCCTGGGGGCCGTGAAGGCCCTTCACCGCAGCATGAACGAATCCACCGGACGCCCCCGCGGGGGCAGCGGTCTGTTCGAGAGGATCAAGCGATGGATTTGA
- a CDS encoding PqqD family protein, whose protein sequence is MSTAEMMTRVPERAVEHETNEEGRVVLLRPKFLSPRLGWFQKLLPRPVFRVKLDATGSFIWETLDGTRTVRDVCEAVRERFGAGAEPVEERTVALVFQMASGGFIRLL, encoded by the coding sequence ATGAGCACCGCCGAGATGATGACCAGGGTTCCGGAACGGGCCGTGGAGCATGAAACGAACGAGGAGGGCCGCGTGGTCCTCCTCCGTCCCAAGTTCCTCAGCCCCCGCCTGGGCTGGTTCCAGAAGCTCCTGCCCCGGCCCGTCTTCCGGGTGAAGCTGGACGCCACGGGGTCCTTCATCTGGGAGACCCTGGATGGCACCCGCACGGTGCGGGACGTGTGCGAGGCGGTGCGGGAGCGCTTTGGAGCCGGGGCCGAGCCGGTGGAGGAGCGGACGGTGGCCCTGGTCTTCCAGATGGCCTCGGGGGGGTTCATCAGGTTGCTATAG
- the siaC gene encoding biofilm regulation phosphoprotein SiaC produces MTLENLSFAATASSPRVRSDAEAGLLELTGESYPENSFEFFQPILGWVADFLARDDRPLHVELRLTYLNTSSIKCMMDLLDAMEEAHLSGRAVSLTWFYDPENDRALDLAEEFREDLGLPFHIVPSPSEG; encoded by the coding sequence ATGACCCTCGAGAACCTGTCGTTCGCAGCCACCGCCTCCAGCCCCCGGGTGCGGAGCGACGCCGAGGCCGGGCTCCTCGAGCTCACCGGGGAATCCTACCCCGAGAACTCCTTCGAGTTCTTCCAGCCGATCCTCGGATGGGTCGCGGACTTCCTGGCCCGGGACGACCGCCCCCTGCACGTGGAACTCCGCCTCACCTACCTCAACACCAGCAGCATCAAGTGCATGATGGACCTGCTGGACGCCATGGAGGAGGCCCACCTTTCCGGCCGGGCCGTCTCCCTCACCTGGTTCTACGATCCCGAGAACGACAGGGCCCTGGACCTCGCCGAGGAATTCCGGGAGGATCTGGGCCTGCCGTTCCACATCGTCCCCTCGCCTTCGGAAGGATGA
- a CDS encoding diguanylate cyclase: protein MATTEGNPRFRFTRAGDAAVRSLLYRDPAAADVRSRLEALRSDPANRDHPLLAELERLGDAHLRLLRRLGKITRISDGFQSQLKALNEVLQQASRTDSLTGIPNRRAMMEDLRSELARSVREGGTMAVLMADVDRFKSVNDTHGHETGDRVLVALAHALRDALRAYDVCARWGGEEFLVLLPATGREGALEVGEKLRRAAAALSVSTAEALVSVGLSVGLAVLEQGESMDSLIRRADGAMYLAKRLGGNRVEG, encoded by the coding sequence ATGGCCACCACGGAAGGGAACCCCAGATTCCGCTTCACCCGGGCCGGGGACGCCGCGGTTAGATCCCTCCTGTACCGGGACCCCGCCGCCGCCGACGTGCGCAGCCGCCTGGAGGCCCTGCGGTCGGACCCGGCCAACCGGGACCACCCGCTCCTGGCGGAACTGGAGAGGCTGGGCGACGCCCACCTCCGCCTTCTGCGGCGCCTGGGGAAGATCACCCGCATCTCCGACGGCTTCCAGAGCCAGCTCAAGGCCCTGAACGAGGTGCTCCAGCAGGCCTCCCGCACCGATTCCCTCACGGGCATCCCCAACCGCCGGGCCATGATGGAGGATCTCCGCTCCGAACTGGCGCGCTCCGTGCGCGAAGGCGGCACCATGGCCGTGCTCATGGCCGACGTGGACCGGTTCAAGAGCGTGAACGACACCCACGGGCACGAGACCGGCGACCGGGTGCTGGTAGCCCTGGCCCACGCGCTGCGCGACGCCCTGCGGGCCTACGACGTCTGCGCCCGGTGGGGCGGCGAGGAGTTCCTGGTGCTCCTGCCCGCCACCGGCCGCGAAGGCGCCCTGGAGGTGGGCGAGAAGCTGCGCAGGGCCGCCGCCGCGCTGTCGGTCTCCACCGCCGAAGCCCTCGTCTCCGTGGGCCTCAGCGTCGGCCTGGCGGTGCTGGAGCAGGGGGAGTCCATGGATTCCCTCATCCGGAGGGCGGACGGCGCGATGTACCTCGCCAAGCGCCTGGGCGGGAACCGGGTGGAGGGCTAG
- a CDS encoding SiaB family protein kinase: MGDLDQIRHFLASEGILMCFNGPFRHSIIEELGRAVRRHLEAEAVRKAAMADVFTVFIEAAQNVAGYASLGPWTGPERAQAEAGVLVIGRSGDRYLVRCGNFIRRQDAPALLARLDALGSLAPADLKALYKARLRAELPPGAAGAGLGLIRMARTASAPLSYSVVPADAGLDFFSLTVTL, translated from the coding sequence ATGGGCGACCTGGACCAGATACGGCATTTCCTGGCCTCCGAGGGCATCCTCATGTGCTTCAACGGCCCCTTCCGGCACAGCATCATCGAGGAGCTGGGCAGGGCGGTGCGCAGGCACCTGGAGGCCGAGGCCGTGCGGAAGGCTGCCATGGCCGACGTCTTCACCGTCTTCATCGAGGCCGCCCAGAACGTGGCCGGCTATGCCTCCCTGGGTCCCTGGACCGGCCCGGAACGGGCCCAGGCCGAGGCCGGGGTGCTGGTGATCGGCCGCAGCGGCGACCGGTACCTGGTGCGGTGCGGCAACTTCATCCGGCGCCAGGACGCGCCTGCGCTCCTTGCGAGGCTGGACGCCCTGGGAAGCCTGGCCCCGGCGGACCTCAAGGCCCTCTACAAGGCGCGCCTGCGCGCCGAGCTCCCGCCCGGCGCCGCGGGCGCGGGCCTGGGCCTCATCCGCATGGCCCGCACCGCCTCGGCGCCCCTGTCCTACTCGGTGGTGCCAGCGGATGCCGGCCTGGACTTCTTCTCCCTCACGGTGACGCTATGA
- a CDS encoding cell division protein FtsQ/DivIB, producing the protein MPMIPRTRPKRPWMPWARVGLVGLLVAGAGYAALELGHKYLGLQKLTIEQITISGCRGERLEQAQAIADKVCLGKPLFWFDAEKLRESLESKRWVKGLLIRRDPPDRLSLVLEERKPILWLVRPEGVFLVSDDGIVLDRLNQVDLSPIPVVADPKSQQDGPMVQLIRTATSLRNKQKEFYDRLTELRWSDRGPVAFLEGLDAPIYLSRLEPTKNIPNFQMLFLNELSKRADAGSLRYIDLRWDDEIAVGEPADSAPPKAVAQPR; encoded by the coding sequence ATGCCCATGATTCCCCGCACCCGCCCGAAGCGACCCTGGATGCCCTGGGCCCGGGTGGGCCTCGTGGGGCTGCTGGTGGCGGGGGCGGGCTACGCGGCCCTGGAACTGGGGCACAAGTATCTGGGCCTGCAGAAGCTCACCATCGAGCAGATCACCATTTCCGGCTGCCGGGGGGAGCGCCTGGAGCAGGCCCAGGCCATCGCCGACAAGGTCTGCCTGGGCAAGCCGCTGTTCTGGTTCGACGCGGAAAAACTGCGGGAATCCCTGGAATCCAAGCGCTGGGTGAAGGGGCTCCTCATCCGCCGGGACCCGCCGGACCGGCTCAGCCTGGTGCTGGAGGAGCGCAAGCCGATCCTCTGGCTCGTCCGCCCGGAAGGCGTCTTCCTGGTGTCCGACGACGGCATTGTGCTGGATCGGCTCAATCAAGTTGATTTATCACCCATTCCCGTGGTGGCGGATCCCAAAAGCCAGCAGGACGGGCCGATGGTCCAGCTGATCCGCACCGCCACGAGCCTCCGCAACAAACAGAAGGAGTTTTACGACCGCCTCACGGAGCTTCGGTGGAGCGACCGGGGCCCGGTGGCCTTCCTGGAGGGCCTGGACGCCCCCATCTATCTTTCGCGCCTGGAACCCACGAAAAACATCCCCAATTTCCAGATGCTGTTCCTGAACGAGCTGTCCAAGAGGGCGGATGCGGGCTCCCTGCGGTACATCGATCTGAGGTGGGACGACGAGATCGCGGTGGGCGAACCTGCCGATTCCGCACCGCCCAAGGCCGTGGCCCAGCCCCGCTGA
- a CDS encoding SpoIIE family protein phosphatase — MNLGSLKVRSILTILSIYLAVGVVTVLAFLWAAQGISGAFGQRFAEKNAQLEKERLMGPVRREVALARKLADSAALRGFCRAEGDPGARAAGLAELESFRRAFADQSCFFVVARSRHYYFGDPAAPARAPRYTLEAGAVNDRWYFEALDKVDDFALHVDSSVPLGVLKVWVNVAVKDGGRKVGLAGTGVDLSAFLKALVQGSDRSAQTIMVDPKGVLQAHPSIRYMDFNARMKDESRRMTLYQLVDSEAGRSLLRERLDRLVKGDSALESFQISVEGRRYLAAALFIREIDWVTITLVDPSQVMGLRSFLPILALLALSLLVTIALVSWLLNRMVLEPLARLTRSSREIAAGNYGITLPVDRDDEIGRLTRTFNHMAATILDYTSNLEGLVEERTLALTQSNRKILDSLAYAHLIQESMLPKPADLSRHIPDHFVLFRPRDIVGGDFYACLPDERGFLLAVGDCTGHGVPGAFMSMSAGAILSQLVAKLGSADPALILREMNGALKRLLHQGNGEPAPRGGIMDNGLDLALLKVLPDRVVFAGARLPLWTLGPGEEELTVHAGDSHSLGYRRSREDFPFRNQELPLAPGTVLYLFTDGILDQHGGKFSFGFGRRRLGRLLQDLRGLPMAAQGEALAQALADYQGGNPQRDDITILGFRSGPAEE, encoded by the coding sequence ATGAACCTCGGCAGCCTCAAGGTCCGCTCCATCCTGACGATCCTCTCGATCTACCTGGCGGTAGGGGTCGTCACCGTTCTCGCCTTCCTTTGGGCCGCCCAGGGAATTTCCGGGGCCTTCGGCCAGCGGTTCGCGGAGAAGAACGCGCAGCTGGAGAAGGAGCGCCTCATGGGCCCGGTGCGCCGGGAGGTGGCCCTGGCCCGCAAGCTGGCGGACTCGGCGGCCCTGCGCGGCTTCTGCCGGGCCGAGGGGGATCCCGGGGCCCGGGCCGCGGGGCTGGCGGAGCTGGAGAGCTTCCGCCGGGCCTTCGCCGACCAGAGCTGCTTCTTCGTGGTGGCCCGGAGCCGGCACTACTACTTCGGCGATCCCGCCGCTCCGGCCAGGGCCCCCCGGTACACGCTCGAGGCGGGGGCGGTGAACGACCGGTGGTACTTCGAGGCCCTGGACAAGGTGGACGATTTCGCCCTCCACGTGGATTCCAGCGTGCCCCTGGGCGTCCTCAAGGTCTGGGTCAACGTCGCGGTGAAGGACGGCGGCCGGAAGGTGGGCCTGGCCGGCACGGGCGTGGACCTCTCGGCCTTCCTCAAGGCCCTGGTCCAGGGCTCGGACCGCAGCGCCCAGACGATCATGGTCGACCCGAAAGGCGTCCTCCAGGCCCACCCGAGCATCCGGTACATGGACTTCAACGCCCGCATGAAGGACGAGTCGCGCCGCATGACGCTCTACCAGCTGGTGGACTCCGAGGCCGGCAGGAGCCTGCTGCGGGAGCGCCTGGATCGCCTGGTGAAGGGGGACTCCGCCCTGGAGTCCTTCCAGATCAGCGTCGAGGGCCGTCGCTACCTGGCCGCGGCCCTGTTCATCAGGGAGATCGACTGGGTGACGATCACCCTCGTGGACCCCTCCCAGGTGATGGGCCTGCGCAGCTTCCTCCCCATCCTGGCCCTCCTGGCCCTGAGCCTCCTGGTGACCATCGCCCTGGTGTCCTGGCTCCTGAACCGCATGGTGCTCGAGCCCCTGGCGCGCCTGACCCGGTCCAGCCGGGAGATCGCCGCGGGCAACTACGGGATCACCCTGCCCGTGGACCGGGACGACGAGATCGGCCGGCTCACCCGGACCTTCAACCACATGGCCGCCACGATCCTGGACTACACCTCCAACCTGGAAGGCCTCGTGGAGGAGCGCACCCTGGCCCTGACCCAGTCCAACAGGAAGATCCTGGACAGCCTGGCCTACGCCCACCTGATCCAGGAGAGCATGCTGCCCAAGCCCGCGGACCTCTCCCGCCACATCCCGGACCACTTCGTGCTGTTCCGCCCCCGGGACATCGTGGGCGGGGACTTCTACGCGTGCCTCCCCGACGAGCGCGGCTTCCTGCTGGCCGTGGGGGACTGCACGGGCCACGGGGTGCCCGGGGCCTTCATGAGCATGAGCGCGGGCGCCATCCTCAGCCAGCTTGTGGCCAAGCTCGGCTCGGCGGACCCCGCCCTCATCCTCAGGGAGATGAACGGGGCCCTCAAGCGCCTGCTGCACCAGGGCAACGGTGAACCCGCGCCCCGCGGCGGGATCATGGACAACGGCCTGGACCTGGCGCTCCTGAAGGTGCTGCCGGACCGGGTGGTGTTCGCCGGGGCCCGCCTGCCGCTGTGGACGCTGGGGCCCGGGGAGGAGGAGCTGACCGTGCACGCCGGGGACTCGCACAGCCTCGGGTACCGCCGCTCCCGGGAGGACTTCCCCTTCCGGAACCAGGAGCTGCCCCTGGCGCCGGGCACGGTGCTCTACCTCTTCACGGACGGCATCCTCGACCAGCACGGGGGCAAGTTCAGCTTCGGCTTCGGCCGGCGCCGGCTGGGCAGGCTCCTCCAGGACCTGCGCGGGCTTCCCATGGCCGCCCAGGGCGAGGCCCTGGCCCAGGCCTTGGCCGACTACCAGGGGGGCAACCCCCAGCGGGACGACATCACCATCCTGGGGTTCCGCAGCGGCCCCGCCGAGGAGTAG
- a CDS encoding outer membrane beta-barrel protein, with the protein MTTSTSRLARLGLLCAAATVLGAEAPRLGLTAGAAWPTGGTRDHITESAGCTVGAFADWEQRPGHAIRLALDGNFHPRSSSRLAPGYGGRGEAQSQSLTLNYVFKPRADFQGFFIVLGAGGMNVQRRQGNFLYETGVKLSWNAGFGVDMNERWGLLARYHSISTEGRNLGTVTAGLTYRF; encoded by the coding sequence ATGACCACCTCGACTTCCCGCCTGGCGCGCCTGGGCCTGCTCTGCGCGGCCGCCACCGTCCTGGGCGCCGAGGCGCCCCGCCTGGGCCTCACGGCCGGCGCCGCCTGGCCCACCGGCGGCACCCGGGACCACATCACCGAGAGCGCGGGCTGCACCGTGGGCGCCTTCGCCGACTGGGAGCAGCGTCCCGGCCACGCCATCCGCCTCGCCCTGGACGGGAACTTCCACCCCCGGTCCTCCAGCCGCCTCGCGCCGGGTTACGGCGGCCGGGGCGAGGCCCAGAGCCAGTCGCTCACCCTCAACTACGTATTCAAGCCCCGGGCCGACTTCCAGGGCTTCTTCATCGTGCTGGGCGCCGGCGGCATGAACGTCCAGCGCCGCCAGGGGAACTTCCTCTACGAGACCGGCGTGAAGCTGTCCTGGAACGCGGGCTTCGGCGTCGACATGAACGAGAGGTGGGGCCTGCTGGCCCGGTACCACTCCATCTCGACCGAGGGCCGGAACCTGGGTACCGTCACCGCGGGCCTGACCTATCGGTTCTAG
- the ftsZ gene encoding cell division protein FtsZ yields MDLTGDPMSGIPFLPNPVHLPGANIKVVGVGGAGCNAIDRMIQSGVGGVQFIAMNTDQQSLAQSKAHVKIPLGPQSMRGLGAGGNAERGAVAAEESREEILAQLQGADMVFITGGMGGGTGTGAAPIVASCAREFGALTVAVVLTPFRWEGVNKSDKASQGLENLRNTADTVIVVSNEKLLTLCEKGVKIKEAYRVADGVLIQGVRGITDLILRPGTLNGDFADVEAVLRNGREALIGTGIGRGEEALLDALQRALDCPLLERDTRGSASQVIVSVMADWDRVELSAVETAMGFLSRHYHGLADIKLCQVEAPELEDRALVTVLASGFVESSQDLDQEAAPQELRTFAEAPRTANGDSGRVYGEVPQSPLDPPVLTPTRLLPQAPTPSGEMANLTEDLHVPAIIRMTQGRLGIE; encoded by the coding sequence ATGGATTTGACCGGCGACCCCATGAGCGGCATCCCCTTCCTCCCCAACCCCGTCCACCTTCCCGGCGCCAACATCAAGGTGGTGGGCGTGGGAGGCGCGGGCTGCAACGCCATCGACCGCATGATCCAGAGCGGCGTCGGCGGCGTGCAGTTCATCGCCATGAACACCGACCAGCAGAGCCTCGCCCAGAGCAAGGCCCACGTGAAGATCCCCCTGGGCCCGCAGAGCATGCGCGGGCTCGGCGCCGGCGGCAACGCCGAGCGCGGCGCCGTGGCCGCCGAGGAGAGCCGCGAGGAGATCCTCGCCCAGCTCCAGGGCGCGGACATGGTCTTCATCACGGGCGGCATGGGCGGCGGCACGGGCACCGGCGCGGCGCCCATCGTGGCCAGCTGCGCCCGGGAGTTCGGCGCGCTCACCGTGGCCGTGGTGCTCACGCCCTTCCGCTGGGAAGGCGTGAACAAGTCCGACAAGGCCAGCCAGGGCCTGGAGAACCTGCGCAACACCGCCGACACGGTCATCGTGGTGTCCAACGAGAAGCTGCTGACGCTGTGCGAGAAGGGCGTGAAGATCAAGGAGGCCTACCGGGTCGCCGACGGCGTGCTCATCCAGGGCGTTCGCGGCATCACCGACCTCATCCTGCGCCCCGGCACCCTCAACGGCGACTTCGCCGACGTGGAGGCCGTGCTGCGCAACGGCCGCGAGGCCCTCATCGGCACCGGCATCGGCCGCGGCGAGGAGGCCCTGCTGGACGCCCTGCAGCGCGCCCTGGACTGCCCCCTGCTGGAGCGCGACACCCGGGGCTCGGCCTCCCAGGTCATCGTCTCCGTCATGGCCGACTGGGACCGCGTGGAACTCTCCGCGGTGGAGACGGCCATGGGCTTCCTGAGCCGCCACTACCACGGCCTCGCCGACATCAAGCTATGCCAGGTGGAGGCCCCCGAGCTGGAGGACCGCGCCCTGGTCACCGTGCTGGCCTCGGGCTTCGTGGAGTCGAGCCAGGACCTGGACCAGGAGGCCGCCCCTCAGGAACTGCGCACCTTCGCCGAGGCTCCGCGCACCGCCAACGGCGACTCCGGCCGCGTCTACGGCGAGGTGCCCCAGAGCCCCCTGGATCCGCCGGTGCTGACCCCCACGCGGCTGCTGCCCCAGGCGCCCACGCCCAGCGGCGAGATGGCCAACCTCACCGAGGACCTGCACGTGCCGGCCATCATCCGCATGACCCAGGGTCGCCTCGGAATCGAATAA
- a CDS encoding OPT family oligopeptide transporter, with amino-acid sequence MQPYVSSEQNLREFSLRAVLIGLVLAVVLGAANAYLGLKAGMTIAATYPAAVISMALIKLMKGTILEENMGRTVGSIGESVAAGAIFTIPAFVISGIWPKFFSLTNYFTSSAIMFVGGTLGIMFVALLRRVMVEDAELPYPESVAAAEIHKAGAQGGGGTKILFTAMGVGAVIQALVQVQLFASTWQWFVYFKQNSFALIAKGKAALAQGGLYLTAPGISPAYMGVGYIIGPKLGALNFAGGVMAWGLMVPLIIYFIAPYSMPADATMADWFALSAAVWKFIVRPIAIGGMLMGASFTLFKMRKSLTTGLARSVSDVKKAAAGGHTVDRVNQDLPFFWVMMGILFAAVATFLITWQIFHVGFMVSIVAALVMIIVGFFFSAISGYLVGIMGSSNNPISGLTLSALVVTALVMVALGVKGNAGVAAVLGVAAIACVATAVAGEMLQDLKVGYILGGTPWRMQMGDILGVGLAAAVLFLPLMILHEGDIKKAAETQIIQLEANHVSSVTYLDKTYSINELRQLPADQKKVVMQLDAGFGSPNIPAPQAGLMAMLSRGIVEGKMAWPLIIVGMLMGFAFILMQVRSPMLVSVGMYLPLGTTFAIFLGGCVKGVVDMVAERKGLNAAQKVRVENSGVLVAAGLIAGEALVGLLFAGMTFFEVKYIIFANPPAITFLVSLAILAGIAVYLVKLPMNNAGAADEPAPPSANF; translated from the coding sequence ATGCAACCCTATGTCTCATCCGAGCAGAACTTGAGGGAATTCTCCCTCCGGGCGGTGCTCATCGGGCTGGTCCTGGCCGTCGTCCTGGGCGCGGCCAACGCGTACCTGGGCCTGAAGGCGGGCATGACCATCGCGGCCACCTATCCGGCCGCCGTCATCTCCATGGCCCTGATCAAGCTCATGAAGGGCACCATCCTCGAAGAGAACATGGGCCGCACCGTGGGCAGCATCGGGGAATCCGTGGCCGCGGGCGCCATCTTCACCATCCCGGCCTTCGTGATCTCCGGCATCTGGCCGAAGTTCTTCTCGCTGACCAACTACTTCACCTCCAGCGCCATCATGTTCGTGGGCGGCACGCTGGGCATCATGTTCGTGGCCCTGCTCCGGCGGGTCATGGTCGAGGACGCCGAGCTGCCCTACCCCGAGAGCGTGGCCGCCGCCGAGATCCACAAGGCCGGCGCGCAGGGCGGGGGCGGCACGAAGATCCTGTTCACCGCCATGGGCGTGGGCGCGGTCATCCAGGCCCTGGTCCAGGTGCAGCTGTTCGCCAGCACCTGGCAGTGGTTCGTGTACTTCAAGCAGAACAGCTTCGCGCTGATCGCCAAGGGCAAGGCGGCGCTGGCCCAGGGCGGCCTCTACCTCACGGCCCCCGGCATCAGCCCGGCCTACATGGGCGTGGGCTACATCATCGGGCCCAAGCTGGGCGCCCTGAACTTCGCGGGCGGCGTGATGGCCTGGGGCCTCATGGTCCCCCTGATCATCTATTTCATCGCCCCCTACTCCATGCCCGCCGACGCGACCATGGCGGACTGGTTCGCGCTGTCGGCTGCCGTCTGGAAGTTCATCGTGCGGCCCATCGCCATCGGCGGCATGCTCATGGGCGCCAGCTTCACCCTCTTCAAGATGCGCAAGAGCCTCACCACCGGCCTGGCGCGCTCGGTCTCGGACGTCAAGAAGGCCGCCGCGGGTGGCCACACCGTCGACCGCGTCAACCAGGACCTGCCCTTCTTCTGGGTCATGATGGGCATCCTCTTCGCCGCCGTGGCCACCTTCCTGATCACCTGGCAGATCTTCCACGTCGGCTTCATGGTCTCGATCGTCGCCGCCCTGGTGATGATCATCGTGGGCTTCTTCTTCTCGGCCATCAGCGGCTACCTGGTGGGCATCATGGGTTCGAGCAACAACCCCATCTCCGGGCTGACGCTGTCGGCCCTGGTGGTGACGGCGCTGGTGATGGTGGCCCTGGGCGTCAAGGGCAACGCCGGCGTCGCCGCGGTGCTCGGCGTGGCCGCCATCGCCTGCGTGGCCACGGCCGTGGCCGGCGAGATGCTGCAGGACCTCAAGGTCGGCTACATCCTGGGCGGGACCCCCTGGCGCATGCAGATGGGCGACATCCTGGGCGTGGGCCTGGCCGCCGCCGTCCTCTTCCTCCCCCTGATGATCCTGCACGAAGGCGACATCAAGAAGGCCGCCGAGACCCAGATCATCCAGCTGGAGGCCAACCACGTCTCCTCCGTGACCTACCTGGACAAGACCTACAGCATCAATGAGCTCCGCCAGCTCCCCGCCGACCAGAAGAAGGTCGTCATGCAGCTCGACGCCGGCTTCGGCAGCCCCAACATCCCGGCCCCCCAGGCCGGCCTGATGGCCATGCTCAGCCGGGGCATCGTGGAGGGCAAGATGGCGTGGCCGCTGATCATCGTGGGCATGCTCATGGGCTTCGCCTTCATCCTCATGCAGGTGCGCAGCCCCATGCTGGTCAGCGTCGGCATGTATCTGCCCCTGGGCACCACCTTCGCCATCTTCCTGGGCGGGTGCGTGAAGGGCGTCGTGGACATGGTGGCCGAGCGCAAGGGCCTCAACGCGGCCCAGAAGGTGCGCGTGGAGAACTCCGGCGTGCTGGTCGCCGCGGGCCTCATCGCCGGCGAGGCCCTGGTGGGCCTGCTCTTCGCGGGCATGACGTTCTTCGAGGTGAAGTACATCATCTTCGCCAATCCCCCGGCGATCACCTTCCTGGTGAGCCTGGCCATCCTGGCCGGCATCGCCGTCTACCTGGTGAAGCTGCCCATGAACAACGCCGGCGCCGCGGACGAGCCCGCGCCCCCCAGCGCGAACTTCTAG
- a CDS encoding RNA methyltransferase: protein MEKENLITSRANPRFKTLRTLPAAGGAKRTHTLLLGAKLIEAWAAGPESGRLRPVTWLRLEGARPHPLERALKVEVCVLGEQLMRDLADAGSPPEHALLAALEPAPEGPLPARVIVPWGIQDPGNLGAILRSAAAFGFQEAILGPGCADPFAPRALRGGMGAAFLMPLRRRETLDLDEGAWLALDGAPGALPLDRAPLAGRVRILVGNEGHGFTGAELPDGITRVAIPILGVESLNAAVAAGIACFETARRAGLGR from the coding sequence ATGGAAAAAGAGAACCTGATCACAAGCCGGGCCAACCCCAGGTTCAAGACGCTCCGGACCCTCCCCGCGGCGGGAGGGGCGAAGCGCACCCACACCCTCCTGCTGGGCGCCAAGCTCATCGAGGCCTGGGCCGCCGGGCCCGAATCCGGGCGGCTCCGGCCGGTCACCTGGCTCCGCCTGGAGGGCGCCCGGCCGCACCCCCTGGAGCGGGCCCTGAAGGTGGAGGTCTGCGTCCTGGGCGAGCAGCTCATGCGGGACCTGGCCGACGCCGGCAGCCCCCCCGAGCACGCCCTCCTGGCCGCCCTGGAACCCGCCCCGGAAGGCCCCCTGCCCGCCCGGGTCATCGTGCCCTGGGGCATCCAGGATCCCGGCAACCTGGGCGCCATCCTCCGCAGCGCCGCGGCCTTCGGCTTCCAGGAGGCCATCCTCGGCCCCGGCTGCGCCGATCCCTTCGCCCCCCGGGCCCTGCGGGGCGGCATGGGCGCCGCCTTCCTGATGCCCCTGCGCCGGCGCGAGACCCTGGACCTGGACGAGGGCGCCTGGCTCGCCCTGGACGGCGCCCCCGGGGCCCTGCCCCTGGACCGGGCCCCCCTGGCGGGGCGGGTGCGCATCCTCGTGGGCAACGAGGGCCACGGGTTCACCGGAGCGGAGCTGCCCGACGGCATCACCCGCGTGGCCATCCCCATCCTCGGGGTGGAAAGCCTGAACGCCGCCGTGGCCGCCGGCATCGCCTGCTTTGAAACCGCCCGCCGGGCGGGCCTGGGCCGATGA